In the genome of Staphylococcus durrellii, one region contains:
- a CDS encoding GNAT family N-acetyltransferase, which produces MQLVIKKTEELSAIEITKIFQERVKVFVVEQNCPYQEIDEFDIESKHVILKDEDRIVAYTRIIEHENKISFGRVLVSIDYRGKNFGRKIVQETIDYIHEGNNKKKIYISAQEHLKEFYKSFGFEQTSAMYLEDGIPHIEMILNIES; this is translated from the coding sequence ATGCAATTAGTAATTAAAAAAACGGAAGAATTATCAGCAATTGAAATAACGAAAATCTTTCAAGAAAGAGTGAAAGTGTTTGTAGTAGAACAAAATTGCCCTTATCAGGAAATAGATGAATTTGATATTGAATCTAAACATGTAATTTTAAAAGATGAAGATAGAATAGTTGCTTATACAAGAATCATTGAGCATGAAAATAAAATTAGTTTTGGTAGGGTCTTAGTTTCTATAGATTATCGAGGGAAAAATTTCGGTAGAAAAATAGTACAAGAAACAATTGATTATATTCATGAAGGTAACAATAAGAAAAAAATTTATATATCGGCTCAAGAGCATTTAAAAGAATTTTATAAATCATTTGGATTTGAACAAACATCTGCAATGTATTTGGAAGATGGAATACCTCATATAGAGATGATATTAAATATAGAAAGTTAA
- a CDS encoding VOC family protein, with amino-acid sequence MKINHINIAVKDVGVTKTFLEHYFDLVCIGSAGNKFAALNDEDGLLFNLIQDDHAVYPETFHIGFPQEDETSVDKIYERLKKDGFEVWEPSLAHGSYTFYFKAPGEFTIEVYTQVDEKTKTLVHPYFNDFPNGK; translated from the coding sequence ATGAAAATAAATCATATAAATATAGCAGTTAAAGATGTCGGTGTTACAAAAACTTTTTTAGAGCATTATTTCGACCTAGTATGTATTGGTTCTGCAGGTAATAAATTTGCGGCTTTAAATGATGAAGATGGTTTATTATTCAATTTAATACAAGATGACCATGCTGTTTATCCAGAAACATTTCATATAGGTTTTCCACAAGAAGATGAAACTAGCGTAGACAAAATATATGAAAGATTAAAAAAAGATGGATTTGAAGTTTGGGAACCCTCATTGGCGCATGGATCGTACACTTTTTATTTTAAAGCTCCAGGAGAATTTACAATAGAAGTATATACACAAGTAGATGAAAAAACTAAAACATTAGTACATCCATATTTTAATGATTTCCCAAATGGAAAATAG
- a CDS encoding MarR family winged helix-turn-helix transcriptional regulator, which yields MEKNCEEDIASLVRGLGTRIVLYQQHVSEILNVYSHDFTTIDILRETGPITAGELAQKVGLSTGSVTSLIDRLEKRGYLIREKHPKDRRKVIIVPRYEEKKEVQNVFSELNKNMLNLSANYNEKELAIVKRFLNEVTSVIENQIIGSNSEEIEK from the coding sequence ATGGAAAAAAATTGTGAGGAAGATATAGCCTCTCTTGTGAGGGGGCTGGGTACACGCATAGTATTATATCAGCAACATGTTTCTGAAATTTTAAATGTGTATAGCCATGATTTTACAACTATAGATATATTAAGGGAAACAGGGCCTATTACGGCTGGTGAGTTAGCACAGAAAGTGGGATTAAGTACAGGGAGTGTGACCTCACTTATAGACAGGTTAGAAAAAAGGGGTTATTTAATAAGAGAAAAACATCCAAAAGATAGAAGAAAAGTTATTATAGTTCCACGTTATGAAGAGAAAAAAGAAGTTCAAAATGTCTTTTCAGAGTTAAATAAGAATATGTTGAATTTAAGTGCGAATTATAATGAAAAAGAGTTAGCAATTGTTAAAAGGTTTTTAAATGAAGTAACAAGTGTCATAGAGAATCAAATTATAGGTTCAAATAGTGAGGAGATAGAAAAATGA
- a CDS encoding YfcE family phosphodiesterase yields the protein MTKWIIVSDNHTEKGILFDVFNHYEEVDVALHLGDSEFTYDDTELSYYHKVKGNTDFYQEFPNDLLITENGINAYVTHGHLFQVNQSRERLADTAKRKGCQFAFYGHTHVAKYELLDGVHVINPGSISQSRSEIEETYAELIISDDNASATLNFCNRNHQIIDSKDFEI from the coding sequence ATGACAAAATGGATTATTGTAAGTGATAATCACACTGAAAAAGGTATTTTATTCGATGTATTTAATCATTATGAAGAGGTAGATGTTGCACTGCATTTAGGGGATTCTGAATTTACTTACGATGATACTGAGCTTAGTTATTATCATAAAGTTAAAGGGAATACTGATTTTTACCAAGAATTTCCGAACGACTTATTGATTACTGAAAATGGAATAAATGCTTACGTAACGCATGGACACTTATTTCAAGTAAATCAGTCACGTGAAAGATTGGCTGATACAGCCAAAAGAAAAGGATGCCAATTCGCTTTTTATGGACATACTCATGTAGCTAAATACGAATTGTTAGATGGAGTACATGTTATAAATCCAGGCAGTATTTCTCAGTCTAGAAGTGAAATTGAAGAAACATATGCAGAATTAATTATAAGCGATGACAATGCTTCTGCTACATTAAATTTCTGCAATCGTAATCACCAAATTATTGATTCTAAAGATTTTGAGATATAA
- a CDS encoding XTP/dITP diphosphatase — MKDIVIASNNKGKLNDFKVIFPDLNIIPISDLVEDFDVDETGTTFEANAKLKSLAGAKAVKKTVIADDSGLEVTALNNEPGVYSARYAGNDKDDNANIEKVLDKLGNETNRDARFVCVISMTTPEGETKQFRGELNGEITLDKIGEEGFGYDPIFYVSEKNKTLAQMSAEDKNEISHRKKAIAQLQSYLEGEN; from the coding sequence ATGAAAGATATAGTCATAGCGTCTAATAATAAAGGTAAATTAAACGACTTTAAAGTTATATTCCCTGACTTAAATATAATTCCGATTAGTGATTTAGTTGAAGACTTTGATGTTGATGAAACTGGTACTACTTTTGAAGCCAATGCTAAGTTAAAATCATTAGCTGGTGCTAAAGCGGTAAAGAAAACTGTTATAGCTGATGATAGCGGATTAGAAGTTACAGCATTAAATAACGAACCAGGTGTGTATTCTGCGAGATATGCAGGTAACGATAAAGATGATAATGCAAATATTGAAAAAGTATTAGACAAATTAGGCAATGAAACGAATCGAGACGCTCGCTTCGTTTGTGTGATAAGCATGACAACACCTGAAGGAGAAACTAAACAATTCAGAGGGGAACTCAATGGTGAAATTACTTTGGATAAAATAGGAGAAGAAGGTTTCGGTTATGATCCTATTTTTTATGTCTCAGAAAAAAATAAGACTTTGGCTCAGATGTCGGCTGAAGATAAAAATGAAATTAGTCATAGAAAGAAAGCTATCGCACAATTACAAAGTTATTTAGAAGGTGAAAACTAA
- the racE gene encoding glutamate racemase: MDKPIGVIDSGVGGLTVASEIIRQLPNETIYYLGDIKRCPYGTRSGEEVKQFTIQLVEKLMQYDIKMLVIACNTATAVALEALQERLTIPVIGVIEPGARTAIMTTQNQNVLVLGTEGTIKSEAYRHHIKNINPNVEVTGIACTGFVPLVEQMRYKDPTITSIVIHQTLKQWRNSKADTVILGCTHYPLLYKYIHDYFDGKKTVISSGLETAREVSALLTFSNEHAGYKKNPQHKFFATGDTEHIERIIKEWLNMTVKVEKINVEEQITNERYSHSV; this comes from the coding sequence ATGGATAAACCAATTGGAGTTATAGATTCTGGAGTAGGTGGTTTAACCGTTGCTAGTGAAATCATACGTCAATTGCCTAATGAAACAATTTATTACTTAGGAGATATTAAAAGATGTCCGTATGGTACTAGGTCTGGCGAAGAGGTTAAACAATTTACGATACAACTTGTAGAAAAGCTCATGCAATATGATATTAAAATGTTAGTTATTGCATGTAATACTGCGACTGCTGTTGCATTAGAAGCGTTGCAAGAACGTTTAACAATACCGGTGATCGGCGTAATAGAGCCTGGAGCAAGAACAGCTATTATGACGACACAAAATCAAAATGTTTTAGTACTAGGGACAGAAGGTACTATAAAGTCGGAAGCATACCGCCATCATATAAAAAACATTAATCCTAATGTTGAAGTGACGGGTATAGCCTGTACTGGATTTGTGCCGTTAGTAGAACAAATGCGTTATAAAGATCCGACGATTACTAGTATTGTAATTCATCAAACATTAAAACAATGGCGTAATAGTAAAGCGGATACCGTGATTTTAGGATGTACACATTATCCGTTGTTATACAAATATATTCATGACTATTTTGATGGTAAGAAAACAGTTATTTCATCAGGTTTAGAAACAGCAAGAGAGGTCAGTGCGTTGCTAACATTTAGTAATGAACATGCTGGCTATAAAAAAAATCCACAGCATAAATTTTTTGCTACAGGTGATACGGAACATATAGAAAGAATTATTAAAGAATGGTTGAATATGACCGTAAAAGTTGAAAAAATTAATGTAGAGGAGCAGATTACAAATGAAAGATATAGTCATAGCGTCTAA
- the sdhB gene encoding succinate dehydrogenase iron-sulfur subunit — protein sequence MTETKEANDVQGVQSEGQDNKQKTIKLIIKRQNDDKSKPYTEEFEIPYRENLNVIACLMEIRRNPVNSKGEKTTPITWDMNCLEEVCGACSMVINGKARQSCSAIVDYLEQPIRLEPMSTFPVIRDLQVDRSRMFDNLKRMKAWVPIDGTYDLGPGPRMPEKKRQTAYELSKCMTCGVCLEVCPNVTQNNDFVGAQAISQVRLFNLHPTGSMTKDERLDALMGGGGLQACGNSQNCVNACPKGIPLTTSIAALNRETSFHMFKSFFGSDHQVY from the coding sequence ATGACAGAAACAAAAGAAGCTAATGATGTACAAGGTGTTCAAAGCGAAGGTCAAGACAATAAGCAAAAAACGATTAAATTAATCATTAAACGTCAAAATGATGATAAATCAAAACCATATACAGAAGAATTTGAAATTCCATATCGTGAGAACTTAAACGTTATCGCATGTTTAATGGAAATCAGAAGAAACCCTGTTAACAGTAAAGGCGAAAAAACTACACCTATTACTTGGGATATGAACTGTTTAGAAGAAGTATGTGGTGCTTGTTCAATGGTAATTAATGGTAAGGCAAGACAATCATGTTCAGCTATTGTTGATTATTTAGAACAACCTATTCGTTTAGAACCAATGAGTACTTTCCCAGTAATTCGTGACTTACAAGTTGACCGCTCTAGAATGTTCGATAATTTGAAACGTATGAAAGCTTGGGTACCTATTGATGGCACTTATGATTTAGGACCAGGGCCACGTATGCCTGAGAAAAAACGTCAAACTGCATACGAGCTTTCAAAATGTATGACTTGTGGTGTTTGTTTGGAAGTTTGTCCTAACGTTACGCAAAACAATGATTTCGTAGGTGCACAAGCAATTTCTCAAGTAAGATTATTTAACTTGCATCCAACTGGTTCTATGACTAAAGACGAAAGATTAGATGCATTAATGGGCGGTGGAGGATTACAAGCTTGTGGTAATTCTCAAAACTGTGTAAATGCTTGTCCAAAAGGTATTCCATTGACTACTTCAATTGCAGCATTAAACAGAGAAACATCATTCCATATGTTTAAATCATTCTTTGGTTCAGACCATCAAGTATATTAA
- the sdhA gene encoding succinate dehydrogenase flavoprotein subunit: MAEKKVIVVGGGLAGLMATIKAAEQGAYVDLFSIVPVKRSHSVCAQGGINGAVNTKGEGDSPAVHLDDTVYGGDFLANQPPVKAMTDAAPKIIHLLDRMGVMFNRTNEGLLDFRRFGGTLHHRTAYAGATTGQQLLYALDEQVRSYEVDGLVNKFEGWEFLGIVKDDDNMARGIVAQNLTTSEIKSFGSDAVIMATGGPGIIFGKTTNSMINTGSAASIAYQDGALYANGEFIQIHPTAIPGDDKLRLMSESARGEGGRIWTYKDGKPWYFLEEKYPDYGNLVPRDIATREIFDVCVNQKLGINGENMVYLDLSHKDPHELDVKLGGIIEIYEKFTGDDPKKVPMKIFPAVHYSMGGLYVDYDQMTNIKGLFAAGECDYSQHGGNRLGANSLLSAIYGGTVAGPNAIKYIENIETSYEDLDDEIFERKVRSEQEKFDKLLQMKGDENAYKLHKELGEIMTANVTVVRENDKLLETDQKIQELMERYNNIDIEDTQTWSNQAVFFTRQLWNMLELARVITIGAYNRNESRGAHYKPEFPDRNDEEWLKTTLAEFQGKSQAPKFTYEDVDVSLVEPRKRDYTAKSKGGK; encoded by the coding sequence ATGGCAGAGAAGAAAGTTATTGTTGTCGGTGGAGGACTTGCTGGTCTGATGGCAACAATCAAAGCAGCAGAACAAGGAGCATATGTAGACTTGTTCTCAATCGTGCCTGTTAAACGTTCACACTCTGTTTGTGCCCAAGGTGGTATAAACGGAGCGGTAAATACAAAAGGTGAAGGAGATTCACCAGCGGTTCACCTTGATGACACAGTATATGGTGGCGACTTTTTAGCAAATCAACCACCTGTTAAAGCAATGACAGATGCAGCACCCAAAATCATTCACTTGTTAGACCGTATGGGTGTTATGTTTAACAGAACAAATGAAGGTTTATTAGACTTCAGACGTTTTGGTGGTACCTTACACCATAGAACAGCTTATGCAGGTGCAACTACAGGACAACAATTACTTTATGCATTAGACGAACAAGTCCGCAGCTATGAAGTAGATGGTCTTGTAAATAAATTTGAAGGCTGGGAATTTTTAGGTATAGTAAAAGATGATGACAACATGGCAAGAGGAATTGTAGCGCAAAATCTTACTACTTCTGAAATTAAATCATTTGGTTCTGACGCTGTAATCATGGCTACGGGTGGACCTGGCATTATCTTTGGTAAAACTACAAACTCTATGATTAATACAGGATCTGCAGCATCAATCGCTTACCAAGATGGCGCATTATATGCCAATGGCGAGTTTATTCAAATTCACCCAACAGCAATTCCTGGCGATGATAAATTAAGATTGATGAGTGAATCAGCTCGTGGTGAAGGTGGTCGTATTTGGACATATAAAGACGGGAAACCTTGGTATTTCTTAGAGGAAAAGTATCCTGACTATGGTAACTTAGTGCCTCGTGACATTGCGACTCGTGAGATTTTTGATGTCTGTGTTAATCAAAAATTAGGTATTAATGGTGAAAACATGGTTTACTTAGACCTTTCACATAAAGACCCACATGAATTAGACGTTAAACTAGGTGGTATCATCGAGATTTACGAAAAATTCACTGGTGATGATCCTAAGAAAGTACCAATGAAAATTTTCCCTGCTGTCCATTATTCAATGGGTGGTTTATATGTTGACTATGATCAAATGACTAACATTAAAGGTCTATTTGCAGCAGGTGAATGCGATTACTCACAACATGGTGGTAACCGTTTAGGTGCTAACTCATTATTATCTGCTATTTATGGCGGCACTGTTGCTGGACCTAATGCAATTAAATATATCGAAAACATTGAAACTTCTTATGAAGATTTAGATGATGAAATCTTTGAACGTAAAGTTCGTTCAGAACAAGAAAAATTCGACAAGTTGTTACAGATGAAGGGCGACGAAAATGCTTACAAACTTCACAAAGAACTTGGAGAAATTATGACCGCTAATGTAACTGTTGTACGTGAAAATGATAAATTATTAGAAACTGATCAGAAAATTCAAGAACTAATGGAACGTTACAACAATATTGATATCGAAGACACACAAACTTGGAGTAACCAAGCCGTGTTCTTTACTCGTCAACTATGGAACATGTTAGAATTAGCGAGAGTTATTACAATCGGTGCTTATAATCGTAACGAATCTCGAGGCGCGCATTACAAACCTGAATTCCCAGATAGAAACGACGAAGAATGGTTAAAAACAACTTTAGCTGAGTTCCAAGGTAAGTCTCAGGCACCTAAATTCACGTATGAAGACGTAGATGTGAGTTTAGTAGAACCTCGTAAACGTGACTATACGGCTAAGTCTAAAGGAGGTAAATAA
- a CDS encoding succinate dehydrogenase cytochrome b558 subunit, whose translation MAYTKNQFYLRRLHSLLGVIPIGGFLLVHLLVNHQATKGAAAFDKAAGFMESLPFLIVLEFLFIYIPIFYHGVYGIFIAFTAKENVGHYSRFRNWMFLLQRLTGILTFIFVAIHLWQTRIKVALGHEVNFTLVHDIVSNPLWLIFYIICILAVTFHFANGLWSFLVTWGVLQSNKSQQIFTWVSLIVFLVVSYIGVSAILAFL comes from the coding sequence TTGGCTTACACGAAAAATCAATTCTATTTAAGACGCTTACATTCATTATTAGGCGTAATTCCAATTGGTGGCTTTTTACTAGTGCATTTACTTGTAAACCATCAAGCAACTAAAGGTGCTGCTGCTTTTGATAAAGCTGCAGGATTCATGGAATCTTTACCATTTTTAATTGTACTGGAATTTTTATTTATTTACATTCCTATTTTCTATCACGGTGTTTACGGCATTTTCATTGCCTTTACAGCAAAAGAAAATGTAGGGCACTATTCTCGGTTTAGAAACTGGATGTTTTTATTACAACGACTTACAGGAATATTAACTTTCATATTCGTGGCTATTCACTTATGGCAAACACGTATTAAAGTGGCGTTAGGTCATGAAGTAAACTTTACATTAGTACATGACATAGTTTCTAATCCTTTGTGGCTGATTTTTTACATAATCTGTATTTTAGCAGTAACATTCCACTTTGCTAATGGACTATGGTCATTCTTAGTTACATGGGGTGTCTTACAATCCAATAAATCCCAGCAAATATTTACTTGGGTATCATTAATTGTATTCTTAGTAGTTAGTTACATCGGTGTTAGTGCAATTTTAGCGTTCTTATAA
- the uvrC gene encoding excinuclease ABC subunit UvrC, which translates to METYQEQIKQKLTVVPIEPGCYLMKDRNNQVIYVGKAKKLRNRLRSYFTGAHDAKTTRLVGEIRNFEYIVTSSETESLLLELNLIKQYQPRYNILLKDDKSYPFIKITKEKHPKLIVTRTVKKGTGKYFGPYPNAYSAQETKKLLDRIYPFRKCDKMPDKLCLYYHIGQCMGPCVYPVEQSKYAEMTREISDFLNGEDKTILHNLEERMQKASESLDFERAKEYRDLIEHINNLTKKQKIISKDYTVRDVFGYSVSKGWMCIQVFFVRQGNMIKRDATMIPLQQTEEEEFYTFIGQFYDLNQHILPKEVHVPKNLDKEVINSVVDTKIVQPQKGKKKEMVDLANHNAEITLDNKFELIAKDESRTVKAIEELGDRMGIQTPIRIEAFDNSNIQGVDPVSAMVSFVDGKPNKKGYRKYKIKSVEGPDDYKSMREVVRRRYSRVLNEGTPLPDLIIVDGGKGHMSGVIDVLENELGLDIPVAGLKKNDKHQTSDLLYGASAEIVPLKKNSQAFYLLHRIQDEVHRFAITFHRQTRQKTGLQSILDTVDGIGSKRKTKLLRTFGSIKKMKESSIEDLQVAGLPKNVAENLYEALKN; encoded by the coding sequence ATGGAAACTTATCAAGAGCAAATAAAACAAAAATTAACAGTGGTACCGATAGAGCCTGGCTGTTATTTAATGAAAGATAGAAATAACCAAGTAATATACGTCGGTAAAGCTAAAAAATTAAGAAATAGATTACGCTCTTATTTTACTGGCGCACATGACGCAAAAACGACTAGACTTGTCGGAGAAATTAGAAATTTTGAATACATTGTAACGTCTAGTGAAACTGAATCATTATTACTTGAATTAAATTTAATTAAGCAGTATCAACCGCGCTATAATATTTTGTTGAAAGACGATAAAAGTTATCCATTCATTAAAATAACTAAAGAAAAACATCCTAAATTAATTGTTACTCGTACCGTTAAAAAAGGTACAGGTAAATATTTTGGGCCATACCCAAATGCTTATTCTGCACAAGAAACGAAGAAATTACTTGATCGTATTTATCCATTTAGAAAATGTGATAAGATGCCGGATAAATTGTGTCTATATTATCATATTGGACAATGTATGGGACCTTGTGTTTATCCTGTAGAGCAAAGTAAATATGCTGAAATGACAAGAGAAATCTCAGACTTTCTAAATGGTGAAGATAAAACGATTTTACACAATTTAGAAGAACGTATGCAAAAAGCAAGTGAATCATTAGACTTCGAGCGTGCAAAAGAATACAGAGATTTAATTGAACACATTAATAATTTAACAAAGAAACAAAAAATTATTTCAAAAGACTACACTGTTAGAGATGTATTTGGTTATAGTGTGTCTAAAGGATGGATGTGTATTCAAGTCTTTTTCGTACGTCAAGGTAATATGATTAAACGTGATGCCACGATGATTCCTTTACAACAAACGGAAGAAGAAGAATTTTATACGTTTATTGGTCAATTTTATGATTTGAATCAGCATATTTTACCTAAAGAAGTCCATGTACCTAAAAACTTAGATAAAGAAGTAATTAACTCAGTTGTAGATACTAAAATCGTGCAACCACAAAAAGGTAAGAAAAAAGAAATGGTCGATTTAGCAAACCATAATGCAGAAATTACGTTAGATAATAAATTTGAACTTATTGCGAAAGATGAATCACGTACTGTTAAAGCAATAGAAGAACTAGGTGACAGAATGGGTATCCAGACGCCTATTCGAATAGAAGCTTTTGATAACTCAAATATCCAAGGTGTGGATCCAGTCTCTGCAATGGTGTCGTTTGTAGATGGTAAGCCTAATAAAAAAGGCTATCGTAAATATAAAATTAAAAGTGTAGAAGGTCCAGACGATTATAAGTCAATGAGAGAAGTGGTTAGAAGAAGGTATTCTAGAGTTCTTAATGAAGGAACGCCGTTACCAGATTTAATTATTGTCGATGGTGGTAAAGGTCACATGAGTGGAGTTATAGACGTGTTAGAAAATGAACTAGGGCTAGATATTCCAGTGGCAGGTTTAAAGAAAAATGATAAACATCAAACTTCAGATTTGCTTTATGGTGCTAGCGCAGAAATCGTACCATTAAAGAAAAATAGCCAAGCATTTTATTTACTACACCGCATTCAAGATGAAGTGCATAGATTCGCTATCACTTTCCACCGACAAACGAGACAGAAAACAGGATTGCAATCTATTCTTGATACAGTTGACGGCATTGGTTCGAAAAGAAAGACTAAGTTATTGAGAACTTTTGGTTCAATTAAGAAAATGAAAGAATCTTCTATTGAGGATTTACAAGTAGCGGGATTACCTAAAAATGTTGCTGAAAATCTTTATGAAGCACTTAAAAATTAG
- the trxA gene encoding thioredoxin has product MAIVKATDSNFDENIKSGVNLVDFWATWCGPCKMIAPVLEELAGDYDGKANILKLDVDENPSTAAKFEVMSIPTLIVFKDGEPVDKVVGFQPKENLAEVIDKHL; this is encoded by the coding sequence ATGGCAATCGTAAAAGCAACTGATTCAAACTTTGATGAAAATATTAAGTCTGGCGTTAATTTAGTGGATTTTTGGGCAACTTGGTGTGGTCCTTGTAAAATGATAGCACCAGTTTTAGAAGAACTTGCTGGTGACTATGATGGAAAAGCGAATATTTTAAAATTAGATGTTGATGAAAACCCATCAACTGCTGCTAAATTTGAAGTTATGAGTATTCCAACTCTAATCGTGTTCAAAGATGGAGAACCAGTTGATAAAGTTGTTGGTTTCCAACCTAAAGAAAACTTAGCAGAAGTAATCGATAAACATTTATAA